A single region of the Erythrobacter sp. genome encodes:
- a CDS encoding cytochrome c yields MKPSTKGALVGAIGMLVLLLAIGLAVILTGAYNVAATDRHNPAVGWALDTAMHNGVEARAGDVGPPPQFTPAMIEAGAGEYKEYCAHCHGGVGAGKAGWAAGMRPHPPALARVADQWSEREIFWMVKHGVKMSGMPAFGPPHDDRTLWNIAAFVKAMPGMTAEQYAGFEGGHEH; encoded by the coding sequence ATGAAGCCATCCACCAAGGGCGCACTCGTCGGAGCGATCGGAATGCTGGTGCTGCTTCTCGCCATCGGCCTCGCGGTGATATTGACCGGCGCCTACAATGTCGCCGCGACCGACCGCCACAATCCCGCTGTCGGCTGGGCGCTCGACACCGCGATGCACAACGGGGTCGAGGCGCGCGCGGGCGATGTCGGGCCTCCGCCGCAGTTCACCCCCGCGATGATCGAGGCCGGGGCGGGCGAATACAAGGAATACTGCGCCCATTGCCACGGCGGCGTCGGCGCGGGGAAGGCCGGATGGGCCGCCGGGATGCGGCCTCATCCGCCCGCACTCGCAAGAGTGGCGGATCAATGGAGCGAGCGCGAGATCTTCTGGATGGTGAAGCACGGGGTCAAGATGAGCGGAATGCCCGCCTTCGGCCCGCCCCATGACGATAGGACGCTCTGGAACATCGCCGCCTTCGTCAAGGCCATGCCCGGCATGACCGCGGAGCAATATGCGGGCTTCGAGGGCGGCCACGAACACTGA